Proteins from a single region of Juglans microcarpa x Juglans regia isolate MS1-56 chromosome 5S, Jm3101_v1.0, whole genome shotgun sequence:
- the LOC121267253 gene encoding uncharacterized protein LOC121267253, giving the protein MAVPLPPKFKIPHIEAYDGSKDPLEHLETFKAHMILHGFPNEVACRAFPITLKGAARSWFASLRPGTVDSFNELAHLFLTYFMASRTRRRPAAYLLTVKQRDDENLKSYLCRFNKERMTTDDQDEKITLAALLGGVWPRNLFMKEIARKTPTSLREFMDRADGFINAEDTL; this is encoded by the coding sequence ATGGCAGTACCTTTACCTCCAAAGTTCAAAATCCCTCATATAGAAGCATATGACGGGTCAAAAGACCCATTGGAACACTTAGAGACTTTCAAGGCTCACATGATCCTACACGGATTCCCCAATGAAGTGGCATGCAGAGCGTTCCCCATCACTCTAAAGGGGGCAGCACGGTCGTGGTTCGCTTCCCTACGGCCGGGAACTGTTGACAGCTTCAATGAGCTGGCACATCTCTTCTTGACGTATTTCATGGCCAGCCGGACAAGGAGAAGACCGGCGGCCTATCTCCTAACCGTTAAACAAAGGGATGATGAGAACCTCAAGTCATACCTTTGTCGATTTAACAAAGAGCGTATGACAACAGATgaccaagatgaaaagatcACCTTGGCTGCACTATTAGGAGGGGTCTGGCCTCGTAACCTCTTCATGAAGGAGATCGCTCGGAAGACCCCGACCTCGCTGAGAGAGTTTATGGACCGCGCAGACGGTTTCATAAATGCAGAAGATACGCTCTGA